The following are encoded in a window of Alphaproteobacteria bacterium LSUCC0719 genomic DNA:
- a CDS encoding DUF3426 domain-containing protein codes for MLLTCPNCDTVFRVDGEKIGEAGQAVRCSVCAHIWQAAPPMLTPEAEPGEMASALRTVAGSFLVMVVLLGGLVGFVIERATITAYAPSLVGVFERMGLSVRPDTANLRIVDLNANYAGDTMRLSGQVQNEAAFLAHAPLLEVRVVSEEGEPLASQIIRPDDAIIRPSRSSGFFTQLVFEASSEPTVTVTMRDDPVSPQ; via the coding sequence ATGCTTCTGACCTGCCCGAACTGTGACACGGTTTTCCGGGTCGATGGCGAGAAAATCGGTGAGGCCGGACAGGCTGTTCGCTGTTCGGTCTGCGCGCATATCTGGCAGGCCGCCCCGCCCATGCTGACGCCGGAAGCCGAGCCGGGTGAAATGGCAAGCGCGCTTCGCACGGTCGCGGGGTCCTTCCTTGTCATGGTTGTTCTGCTTGGTGGTCTGGTCGGATTTGTCATCGAGCGCGCCACCATCACCGCCTATGCGCCATCGCTGGTCGGTGTGTTTGAAAGGATGGGACTGTCGGTCCGTCCGGATACGGCAAATCTTCGGATTGTTGATCTGAACGCGAATTATGCCGGCGATACCATGCGCCTGAGCGGACAGGTGCAGAATGAGGCGGCGTTTCTTGCGCATGCGCCGCTTCTCGAGGTCAGGGTGGTGTCGGAAGAGGGTGAGCCGCTTGCCAGCCAGATTATCCGTCCCGACGACGCCATCATTCGGCCCTCCCGCTCAAGCGGGTTTTTCACGCAGCTTGTTTTCGAGGCCAGCAGCGAACCAACCGTCACCGTGACCATGCGCGACGATCCGGTGAGTCCCCAATAG
- the argH gene encoding argininosuccinate lyase, which produces MTDKDRSDRDISPDSGPSKSSIWGGRFSSGPSQLMQDINASIDYDKRLYRQDIAGSKAHATMLAACGIIGDDDRDAIHGGLDSILDEITRGEFVFSAALEDIHMNIESRLAELVGEPARRLHTARSRNDQVATDFKLWVRELIDSVDGALAELQLTLVRRAEEHADTLMPGFTHLQTAQPVTFGFHLMAYVEMFGRDRGRFADARRRLNESPLGAAALAGTSFPTDRHMTADLLGFDRPAANAMDAVSDRDFAVEFLAAAALCSVHMSRLAEEMVIWCSDRFGFIALSDAFTTGSSIMPQKRNPDAAELVRAKPGRIIGSLNSLLIILKGLPLAYGKDMQEDKEGVFDAADALGIAIAATTGMVADMTARPEAMRDALTTGFPTATDLADYLVRDLGLPFREAHHVSGTIVAIAADRGCDLDALSLADMQAVEPRITEDVLAVLSCEAAVAMRRSFGGTAPDEVRARIAEARTRYGLEGS; this is translated from the coding sequence ATGACCGACAAGGATAGATCCGATAGGGACATATCGCCGGACAGCGGCCCGTCAAAGTCTAGCATCTGGGGCGGTCGCTTCTCAAGCGGACCGTCACAGCTGATGCAGGATATCAATGCATCGATCGATTACGACAAGCGGCTGTACCGTCAGGACATCGCCGGGTCGAAGGCGCATGCCACCATGCTGGCGGCCTGCGGCATCATCGGCGACGATGACCGGGATGCCATCCATGGCGGTCTCGACAGCATCCTTGACGAAATCACGCGTGGTGAATTTGTCTTTTCGGCCGCCCTTGAAGACATTCACATGAATATCGAATCGCGGCTTGCCGAGCTGGTTGGCGAACCGGCCCGCCGGCTGCATACCGCGCGGTCGCGAAACGACCAGGTAGCGACCGATTTCAAACTGTGGGTGCGCGAACTGATTGATTCGGTTGATGGTGCGCTTGCCGAGCTTCAGCTGACACTGGTTCGCCGGGCAGAGGAGCATGCCGACACGCTGATGCCGGGCTTCACCCATCTTCAGACAGCGCAGCCGGTCACATTCGGCTTTCACCTGATGGCCTATGTCGAAATGTTCGGGCGCGACCGCGGACGGTTCGCCGACGCCAGGCGGCGATTGAATGAATCGCCTCTCGGGGCCGCGGCGCTGGCGGGAACATCATTTCCGACAGACCGGCATATGACTGCCGATCTGCTGGGTTTTGACCGGCCGGCGGCCAATGCCATGGATGCTGTTTCCGATCGCGATTTCGCTGTCGAGTTCCTTGCCGCAGCGGCGCTTTGTTCCGTTCATATGTCGCGGCTTGCCGAGGAAATGGTGATCTGGTGTTCCGACAGGTTCGGCTTCATCGCCCTGTCCGATGCCTTCACCACCGGATCGTCGATCATGCCGCAAAAACGGAATCCGGACGCGGCCGAGCTTGTCCGCGCCAAACCAGGGCGGATCATTGGTTCGCTGAACAGTCTGCTGATCATTCTGAAAGGGCTTCCGCTTGCCTATGGCAAGGACATGCAGGAGGACAAGGAAGGTGTTTTCGATGCCGCGGACGCGCTTGGCATTGCCATTGCCGCGACCACCGGCATGGTTGCGGACATGACCGCCAGACCCGAGGCGATGCGTGACGCGCTGACAACCGGCTTTCCGACCGCCACCGATCTTGCCGATTACCTTGTCCGCGATCTTGGACTGCCCTTTCGCGAGGCGCATCATGTCAGCGGCACCATTGTCGCCATCGCCGCCGATCGGGGATGTGATCTTGACGCGCTGAGCCTTGCCGACATGCAGGCTGTCGAGCCGCGCATCACCGAGGATGTGCTGGCGGTTCTGTCCTGCGAGGCCGCCGTCGCCATGCGACGCAGTTTCGGTGGCACGGCGCCTGATGAAGTGCGCGCGCGCATTGCCGAAGCGCGGACGCGATACGGGCTGGAAGGAAGCTGA
- a CDS encoding TlpA family protein disulfide reductase, with product MSYRRLLPILQPKTPASILLVLLLLLMSGAGSVSRAGAMGSVEAPPREAPPDLTSPITDQAGSEIRIADFAGSPVLINFWATWCAPCIAELPALSRAAAALADDDITVLLVSIDRGGAAKAMPFLETHGVTGVRLGFDPKARLSRNMQVRGLPTTLLLPAEQDAAWRFVGPFEWDDPDMLALVRDLVVE from the coding sequence ATGAGTTATAGACGGCTTTTGCCGATTTTACAGCCAAAAACACCGGCATCAATCCTGCTGGTCCTGTTGCTTTTGCTGATGTCAGGCGCCGGTTCGGTGTCGCGGGCGGGTGCGATGGGATCGGTCGAGGCACCGCCGCGCGAAGCGCCGCCGGATCTCACCAGCCCGATCACTGATCAGGCAGGCAGTGAAATCAGGATTGCGGATTTCGCCGGCAGTCCGGTACTGATCAATTTCTGGGCCACCTGGTGCGCTCCCTGCATCGCCGAGCTGCCGGCCCTGTCGCGTGCTGCTGCCGCGCTTGCCGATGACGATATCACGGTGCTGCTTGTCTCGATCGACCGCGGCGGTGCGGCAAAGGCCATGCCGTTTCTTGAAACACATGGTGTGACGGGGGTGCGGCTCGGCTTTGACCCAAAGGCACGTCTGTCACGCAACATGCAGGTTCGCGGCCTTCCGACAACCCTTCTTCTGCCAGCTGAACAGGATGCAGCCTGGCGGTTTGTCGGTCCGTTCGAGTGGGACGATCCGGACATGCTTGCGCTGGTTCGCGATCTCGTCGTCGAGTGA
- a CDS encoding lipopeptide has protein sequence MKRFGVVMLALALVAGGLNACGKRGDPYRPSEVPAKSADSGS, from the coding sequence ATGAAGCGTTTCGGAGTTGTGATGCTGGCGCTGGCGCTTGTCGCCGGGGGATTGAACGCCTGTGGCAAGAGAGGGGATCCCTATCGCCCGTCGGAGGTGCCGGCAAAATCGGCCGACAGCGGTTCCTGA
- the lysA gene encoding diaminopimelate decarboxylase, with the protein MANSFMRDEDGQLCVGGLSLNDIAAQYGTPLYVYSGDGIRADYRNFATAVAPVDGQVHFALKANSALGVMALLASQGAGADIVSGGELQRALVAGVPAAKIVFSGVGKSDAEIGDALDAGVGQINAESAAEVAAISRIAAARGVVAPVALRVNVDVAPDTHAKISTGQRSTKFGVSTTQNEAAILYRQLAADPHIQPAGLAVHIGSQILDLDPFRRAYTALLDFGTSLRGEGLPVPTLDLGGGIGVDYENGTATDFTSYGELVSQIFADSGFRLGFEPGRSIVANNGVLLTSVIYTKEGDNKRFVIVDAAMNDLLRPTLYEAHHAVVPVTPPGVMQGPADIVGPVCETGDYLAQDRMMPALGEGDRLAVMSAGAYGAVMASSYNSRPPAGEVMVLDGECHVLRRQRDISELLAEEVIPSQVSSLT; encoded by the coding sequence ATGGCAAACAGCTTTATGCGTGACGAAGACGGGCAGCTGTGCGTTGGCGGGCTGTCGCTGAACGACATCGCCGCACAATATGGCACCCCGCTTTATGTCTATTCCGGCGATGGCATTCGCGCCGATTACCGCAATTTTGCCACCGCAGTTGCCCCTGTCGATGGCCAGGTCCATTTTGCACTGAAGGCCAATTCGGCGCTTGGTGTGATGGCCCTTCTTGCCAGTCAGGGCGCTGGTGCCGATATCGTTTCGGGCGGTGAACTGCAGCGGGCACTTGTCGCCGGCGTGCCGGCCGCGAAGATCGTCTTTTCAGGTGTCGGCAAGTCGGATGCCGAGATCGGTGATGCGCTTGACGCCGGTGTTGGCCAGATCAATGCCGAAAGCGCCGCCGAGGTGGCCGCCATCAGCCGCATCGCCGCAGCGCGCGGAGTCGTGGCGCCGGTGGCGCTGCGGGTCAATGTCGATGTCGCCCCGGACACGCACGCGAAAATTTCCACCGGCCAGCGATCCACCAAATTCGGGGTCTCCACAACACAGAACGAGGCCGCCATCCTGTATCGCCAGCTGGCGGCAGACCCGCATATCCAGCCAGCCGGACTGGCGGTTCATATCGGGTCGCAGATTCTGGATCTCGATCCATTCAGGCGCGCCTATACCGCATTGCTTGATTTCGGCACGTCGCTTCGCGGCGAGGGTCTGCCGGTGCCGACGCTTGATCTTGGCGGCGGAATTGGCGTCGATTATGAAAATGGCACGGCTACCGATTTCACCAGCTATGGCGAACTTGTCAGCCAGATCTTTGCCGATAGCGGATTCAGGCTCGGCTTCGAGCCGGGGCGGTCGATCGTCGCCAATAACGGAGTCCTTCTGACCAGCGTGATCTATACCAAGGAGGGTGACAACAAGCGCTTTGTCATCGTCGACGCTGCCATGAACGACCTTCTCAGGCCAACCCTGTACGAGGCGCATCATGCCGTGGTGCCGGTCACCCCGCCAGGTGTCATGCAGGGCCCGGCGGACATTGTCGGACCGGTCTGCGAAACAGGTGATTATCTGGCGCAGGACCGGATGATGCCCGCACTTGGCGAAGGCGACAGGCTGGCGGTGATGTCGGCCGGGGCCTATGGCGCGGTGATGGCGTCGAGCTATAATTCCCGGCCACCGGCTGGCGAGGTGATGGTTCTTGACGGTGAATGCCATGTGCTTCGTCGGCAACGCGACATCTCGGAATTGCTGGCCGAGGAAGTCATTCCAAGTCAGGTTTCCAGCCTGACCTGA
- a CDS encoding electron transfer flavoprotein subunit alpha/FixB family protein, whose translation MSILILADHDDGQLAPATLNTVTAATQIGGDIHILVAGDASGEVAKSAAAIAGVSKVLTADDAALAHGIAENVAPLIQSLASGYTHLMAPATTTGKNIMPRVAALLDVMQISDIIKVGSADSFQRPIYAGNAIATVTSNEAVKVVTVRGTAFEAAAAEGGSAAIEAASGSTDAGLSSYVKSELSSSERPELTSAPIVISGGRGMQDGSNFAMLEKVADKLGAAVGASRAAVDAGFVPNDYQVGQTGKVVAPDLYVAVGISGAIQHLAGMKDSKVIVAINKDEEAPIFQVADFGLVADLFEAVPELESSLG comes from the coding sequence ATGAGCATTCTCATCCTTGCAGACCATGATGACGGCCAGCTGGCACCAGCCACGCTGAACACCGTTACCGCTGCCACCCAGATCGGTGGTGACATTCATATCCTTGTCGCCGGTGATGCCAGTGGCGAAGTGGCCAAATCCGCCGCCGCCATCGCCGGTGTATCAAAGGTGCTGACCGCCGATGACGCCGCGCTTGCACATGGCATCGCGGAAAATGTCGCACCGCTGATCCAGTCACTGGCATCAGGCTATACCCACCTGATGGCACCTGCCACAACCACCGGCAAGAACATCATGCCGCGTGTTGCCGCACTTCTCGACGTGATGCAGATTTCCGACATCATCAAGGTCGGGAGCGCGGATAGCTTTCAGCGTCCGATCTATGCCGGCAACGCCATCGCCACTGTAACATCGAATGAAGCGGTCAAGGTGGTGACGGTCCGTGGCACAGCCTTTGAGGCCGCCGCCGCCGAAGGTGGCAGCGCCGCCATTGAAGCCGCATCCGGATCGACCGATGCCGGCCTGTCAAGCTATGTCAAATCCGAGCTGTCCAGCTCCGAGAGGCCTGAACTTACATCGGCGCCAATCGTGATTTCGGGTGGTCGGGGCATGCAGGACGGATCAAACTTCGCCATGCTGGAAAAAGTTGCGGACAAACTTGGTGCCGCTGTTGGCGCATCGCGCGCTGCCGTTGATGCCGGCTTTGTTCCGAACGACTATCAGGTTGGCCAGACAGGCAAGGTAGTGGCACCGGATCTGTATGTCGCTGTCGGCATTTCCGGGGCTATCCAGCACCTTGCCGGCATGAAGGACAGCAAAGTGATCGTGGCCATCAACAAGGACGAGGAAGCGCCGATTTTCCAGGTTGCGGATTTCGGGCTGGTGGCGGATCTGTTCGAGGCCGTTCCAGAGCTGGAATCATCTCTCGGCTGA